From one Streptomyces sp. NBC_01478 genomic stretch:
- a CDS encoding HU family DNA-binding protein, whose protein sequence is MNRSELVAALADRAEVTRKDADAVLAAFAETVGEIVSKGDEKVTIPGFLTFERTHRAARTARNPQTGDPINIPAGYSVKVSAGSKLKEAAKGK, encoded by the coding sequence ATGAACCGCAGTGAGCTGGTGGCCGCGCTGGCCGACCGTGCCGAGGTGACCCGCAAGGACGCCGACGCCGTTCTGGCCGCGTTCGCCGAGACCGTCGGTGAGATCGTCTCCAAGGGCGACGAGAAGGTCACCATCCCCGGCTTCCTGACCTTCGAGCGCACCCACCGTGCCGCTCGCACCGCGCGCAACCCGCAGACCGGCGACCCGATCAACATCCCCGCCGGTTACAGCGTCAAGGTGTCCGCGGGCTCGAAGCTCAAGGAAGCCGCCAAGGGCAAGTAG
- a CDS encoding DUF3039 domain-containing protein, translating to MSTLEPERGTGTGTLVEPTPQVSHGDGDHERFAHYVQKDKIMASALDGTPVVALCGKVWVPGRDPKKYPVCPMCKEIYESMGSGGDGDKGKGGDK from the coding sequence ATGAGCACTCTTGAGCCCGAGCGCGGGACTGGTACGGGGACCCTCGTTGAGCCGACGCCCCAGGTGTCGCACGGTGACGGGGACCATGAGCGCTTCGCCCATTACGTCCAGAAGGACAAGATCATGGCGAGCGCCCTGGACGGCACTCCCGTGGTGGCGTTGTGCGGGAAGGTCTGGGTGCCGGGCCGCGACCCGAAGAAGTACCCGGTGTGTCCCATGTGCAAGGAGATCTACGAGTCCATGGGCTCGGGCGGGGACGGCGACAAGGGCAAGGGCGGCGACAAGTAG
- a CDS encoding NAD-dependent malic enzyme, with translation MATAPSVSYSITVRLEVPASGTAVSQITTAVESHGGSVTGLDVTASGHEKLRIDVTIAASSTAHADEIVQQLRGIEGVTLGKVSDRTFLMHLGGKIEMQSKHPIRNRDDLSMIYTPGVARVCMAIAENPEDARRLTIKRNTVAVVTDGSAVLGLGNIGPMAAMPVMEGKAALFKRFADIDAWPLCLDTQDTDEIVAIVKAIAPGFAGINLEDISAPRCFEIEARLREALDIPVFHDDQHGTAIVVLAALTNALRVAGKGIGDIRVVMSGAGAAGTAILKLLIAAGVKNAVVADIHGVVHAGREDLVDAKPDSPLRWIADNTNPDGLTGTLKEAVRGADVFVGVSAPNVLDGDDVAAMAEGAIVFALANPDPEVDPTIARQTAAVVATGRSDFPNQINNVLVFPGVFRGLLDAQSRTVNTEMMLAAATALANVVSEDELNANYIIPSVFNDKVAGAVAGAVRDAAKAAGAAAPSAS, from the coding sequence ATGGCTACGGCGCCCAGCGTCTCCTACTCGATCACGGTCCGTCTGGAGGTGCCCGCGAGCGGAACCGCGGTCTCCCAGATCACCACGGCCGTGGAGTCCCACGGAGGCTCGGTGACCGGCCTCGACGTGACCGCCTCCGGCCACGAGAAGCTCCGCATCGACGTCACCATCGCGGCGTCCTCGACGGCCCACGCCGACGAGATCGTCCAGCAGTTGCGCGGCATCGAGGGCGTCACGCTGGGCAAGGTCTCGGACCGTACGTTCCTCATGCACCTCGGCGGCAAGATCGAGATGCAGTCCAAGCACCCGATCCGCAACCGTGACGACCTCTCCATGATCTACACCCCGGGCGTGGCCCGTGTGTGCATGGCGATCGCGGAGAACCCCGAGGACGCGCGCCGCCTCACCATCAAGCGCAACACCGTCGCGGTCGTGACGGACGGCTCGGCGGTCCTGGGCCTGGGCAACATCGGCCCGATGGCCGCCATGCCGGTCATGGAGGGCAAGGCGGCCCTCTTCAAGCGCTTCGCCGACATCGACGCCTGGCCGCTCTGCCTGGACACCCAGGACACCGACGAGATCGTCGCGATCGTCAAGGCGATCGCCCCGGGCTTCGCCGGCATCAACCTGGAGGACATCTCCGCGCCGCGCTGCTTCGAGATCGAGGCCCGGCTGCGCGAGGCCCTCGACATCCCCGTCTTCCACGACGACCAGCACGGCACCGCGATCGTGGTCCTCGCCGCGTTGACGAACGCGCTGCGGGTCGCCGGCAAGGGCATCGGTGACATCCGGGTCGTCATGTCCGGCGCGGGCGCGGCCGGTACGGCCATCCTCAAGCTGCTGATCGCCGCCGGCGTCAAGAACGCGGTCGTCGCCGACATCCACGGTGTCGTGCACGCCGGCCGTGAGGACCTGGTGGACGCCAAGCCCGACTCGCCGCTGCGCTGGATCGCCGACAACACCAACCCCGACGGCCTCACCGGCACCCTGAAGGAGGCCGTGCGCGGGGCCGACGTCTTCGTGGGCGTCTCCGCCCCGAACGTCCTCGACGGGGACGACGTGGCCGCGATGGCCGAGGGTGCCATCGTGTTCGCGCTCGCGAATCCCGACCCTGAGGTCGACCCGACGATCGCCCGTCAGACGGCGGCTGTCGTCGCCACCGGCCGCTCGGACTTCCCGAACCAGATCAACAACGTGCTGGTCTTCCCGGGTGTCTTCCGCGGTCTGCTGGACGCGCAGTCCCGCACCGTCAACACGGAGATGATGCTCGCCGCCGCGACCGCACTCGCGAACGTCGTGTCCGAGGACGAGCTGAACGCGAACTACATCATCCCCAGCGTCTTCAACGACAAGGTCGCCGGTGCGGTGGCCGGCGCGGTGCGCGACGCCGCGAAGGCCGCGGGGGCGGCGGCGCCCTCCGCGTCGTAG
- the murA gene encoding UDP-N-acetylglucosamine 1-carboxyvinyltransferase, whose product MTVNGSDDVLLVHGGTPLEGEIRVRGAKNLVPKAMVAALLGSEPSRLRNVPDIRDVRVVRGLLQLHGVTVRPGEEPGELVLDPSHVESANVADIDAHAGSSRIPILFCGPLLHRLGHAFIPGLGGCDIGGRPIDFHFEVLRQFGAKIEKRADGQYLEAPQRLRGTKIELPYPSVGATEQVLLTAVLAEGVTELANAAVEPEIEDLICVLQKMGAIIAMDTDRTIRITGVDSLGGYNHAALPDRLEAASWASAALATEGNIYVRGAQQRSMMTFLNTYRKVGGAFAIDDEGIRFWHPGGQLKSIALETDVHPGFQTDWQQPLVVALTQATGLSIVHETVYESRLGFTSALNQMGAHIQLYRECLGGSHCRFGQRNFLHSAVVSGPTRLQGADLVIPDLRGGFSYLIAALAAQGTSRVHGIDLINRGYENFMEKLVELGAKVELPGKALG is encoded by the coding sequence ATGACCGTCAACGGCTCAGACGACGTACTGCTTGTCCACGGCGGAACCCCGCTGGAGGGCGAGATCCGTGTCCGCGGTGCGAAGAACCTCGTACCCAAGGCCATGGTCGCCGCCCTGCTGGGCAGTGAGCCAAGTCGACTGCGCAACGTTCCGGACATCCGTGACGTTCGTGTCGTACGCGGACTCCTGCAACTGCACGGGGTGACGGTCCGTCCGGGTGAGGAGCCGGGCGAGCTGGTGCTCGATCCGTCGCACGTCGAGAGTGCCAACGTCGCCGACATCGATGCCCACGCGGGTTCGTCGCGCATCCCGATCCTGTTCTGCGGTCCGCTGCTGCACCGGCTCGGGCACGCGTTCATCCCGGGGCTCGGCGGCTGTGACATCGGCGGCCGGCCGATCGACTTCCACTTCGAGGTGCTGCGGCAGTTCGGCGCGAAGATCGAGAAGCGGGCGGACGGCCAGTACCTGGAGGCCCCGCAGCGGCTGCGCGGTACGAAGATCGAGCTGCCGTACCCGTCCGTGGGCGCCACCGAACAGGTGCTGCTGACAGCGGTGTTGGCGGAGGGCGTCACCGAACTCGCCAACGCGGCCGTGGAACCGGAGATCGAGGACCTCATCTGCGTACTGCAGAAGATGGGCGCGATCATCGCCATGGACACCGACCGGACGATCCGCATCACCGGCGTGGACTCGCTCGGCGGCTACAACCACGCGGCCCTCCCGGACCGCCTTGAGGCCGCGTCCTGGGCGTCGGCGGCGCTGGCGACCGAGGGCAACATCTACGTCCGGGGCGCGCAGCAGCGCTCGATGATGACGTTCCTCAACACCTACCGGAAGGTGGGCGGTGCCTTCGCGATCGACGACGAGGGCATCCGCTTCTGGCACCCCGGTGGCCAGTTGAAGTCCATCGCGCTCGAAACGGACGTGCACCCCGGCTTCCAGACGGACTGGCAGCAGCCGCTGGTCGTCGCCCTGACGCAGGCGACCGGCCTCTCCATCGTCCACGAGACGGTCTACGAGTCCCGGCTGGGCTTCACCTCCGCGCTCAACCAGATGGGCGCGCACATCCAGCTCTACCGCGAGTGCCTGGGCGGTTCGCACTGCCGCTTCGGCCAGCGCAACTTCCTGCACTCGGCGGTCGTCTCGGGCCCGACCCGCCTCCAGGGCGCCGACCTGGTCATCCCCGACCTCCGAGGCGGCTTCTCGTACCTCATCGCGGCCCTGGCGGCCCAGGGCACGTCCCGCGTCCACGGCATCGACCTCATCAACCGCGGCTACGAGAACTTCATGGAGAAGCTCGTGGAGCTGGGCGCGAAGGTCGAACTCCCGGGCAAGGCGCTCGGATAA
- a CDS encoding YqgE/AlgH family protein: protein MTEVSSLTGRLLVATPALADPNFDRAVVLLLDHDEEGSLGVVLNRPTPVDVGDILEGWGDLAGEPGVVFQGGPVQLDSALGVAVIPGGASSTERAPLGWRRVHGAIGLVDLEAPPELLASALGSLRIFAGYAGWGPGQLEDELVDGAWYVVESEPGDVSSPAPERLWREVLRRQRSELAMVATYPDDPSLN from the coding sequence ATGACCGAGGTGTCCTCGCTCACAGGGCGGTTGCTCGTGGCAACACCCGCCCTGGCGGACCCGAACTTCGACCGCGCGGTGGTGCTCCTTCTCGACCACGACGAGGAGGGCTCCCTCGGTGTCGTCCTCAACCGTCCGACCCCCGTGGACGTCGGCGACATCCTGGAGGGCTGGGGGGATCTCGCCGGTGAACCGGGAGTCGTCTTCCAGGGCGGCCCGGTCCAGTTGGACTCGGCCCTCGGCGTCGCCGTCATCCCGGGCGGCGCGTCGTCCACCGAGCGCGCCCCGCTCGGCTGGCGGCGCGTGCACGGCGCGATCGGACTCGTCGACCTGGAGGCCCCGCCGGAGCTGCTGGCCTCCGCGCTCGGCTCGCTGCGGATCTTCGCCGGGTACGCCGGCTGGGGGCCCGGGCAACTGGAGGACGAACTGGTGGACGGCGCCTGGTACGTCGTCGAGTCGGAGCCCGGTGACGTGTCCTCGCCGGCCCCGGAGAGACTCTGGCGCGAGGTGCTGCGCCGCCAGCGCAGCGAGCTGGCGATGGTGGCGACGTATCCGGACGACCCTTCCCTGAACTGA